Part of the Spinacia oleracea cultivar Varoflay chromosome 5, BTI_SOV_V1, whole genome shotgun sequence genome, GTGTTATTCTGGATGAAGGTGCAAAGGTCCACTCAACTTGGAGTTCGAAGCAAAGATGGATTGTACTATAAGTTTATAGGTTTCCGGGATACGGTGTGTTGCTTTTCTCCTGCACATTCTTTATTTCATTTGTCTACATCTGATAAAGTCATTTTGAATGTGTTTAATGTTAGTATTGTCTTGTTTCTTTTTTCTTGCCTATGCAAGTCCAACCTAATCTGCAGTTTTGAGTTTACCTCATATGTTAACATGAGCAAAGCGAAAGCAgaatatggaaaaaaaaaatcaagaactaTACTCTAATCTAGGTAGCACTGATACGGAAACGGGTATGGGGACGGAAAACGGCAAAACCAAAATATCTAAAAACGGGTACGGTTTGGATTCggcaaaaaaaaatacatatatataatttaaggtaatatatatataatttaaggtaatatatatatatatatatatatatatatatatatattaccttaaattaaatataatacTATGTTTAAATTATATATTACCGAGTAGTATATAACTATCTATTACCTAACTGTTTCAAAggagtacggagtaataaataaGGGGTAGAAAGCAAATAGTTgagttttgtaaaaaaaaatcagtgGCCACGTGACGTGGTACCACTttccaccttttttttttttgatttattATAAGTGGTGAGTGGtacttttatttaaaacaaaAGGTAAAAAGAAGAGATCAAGAAGAAGAAATGGCGAGGAGTTAGGTCTTCTGACTTGCTGGTTCCTTCAATCGGCGAGGGGCGAGGTGATTCGGTTGGCGGCGGGCCGGCGGCGGCGGCTCTGCAAACGACGATTCGACCGGAGTTCGCTGGCTAGTTGAGTTGCTGGCCTCCCTGCAGCGCTGCTGCTCTCTGCTCAAGTGCTCAGATGCTAACTTGCTACGAACGGCCGGACCGGTGGTGGCGAGGAAGAAGAACGGCGGCGAGGGCACAACCGGCGGGCCGCGAAACGACGGGTGAGTAAGGCTTCCAAGAGAGGTGAGAGAGAAAGTGGGGTATTTGGaaaataaaaccctaaaattTGAATTTGGGTCTTAAAACTTCAGTAATAGCTGTTGGGTTCGTGGTTTATTTCCAAAAACGTACCCAAACCGTACCCACCGCGTACCCAGCCGTACCCAAATTCAACCCGCGTACCCACATTTTGGGTTCGGCCTGGGGACGTTTCCTGGGCGTACCCGTCCCGTACCCGTACCGTTTCCCGTACCAACAGTACTTCCCAGGCGTACCCGGGCTTCATAGACCCTAATTGTATTAGATTGGATTCATAGGGTATTTTGGCTTGGTTTTAGGATAGGTCCTTGGATTTCCCTCTGTAAACTGACTTTTACTGCATTTATTGGATATAAAACTGTAGACAAATATGTACTTGTAATTTCTAAGATTCTTTATGTTGGATGTTCTTTTGTGTACTAAGTATCAACATCTAATGATGTGGAAGCTCCTGCCAAGGGCAGCATAGAGGTGTCAGAGAGTATAGCTTTTCACTGCATTAACAGAGGATTTTCAATTCACGGTCAAGTATAGATACACAAAAGCTGCATGCCATTTCATGTCAATAAGAAATGCAAATAATTGATTGATCTATTTTAATCTAgtgaatttttatttatttacaattGATAAATTTATCTGAGAGGAAATGTCAGCTTTAACAGAAATTCAGAAGTTTTAAATAGGGGTTGGCTGATTTGGATTTTGCTAGTATATTGCCTTTTGTCATCGCCTCATATGGAACTGCGAGTTAAACAACATTAGATACATGGTTTTATGAGCCTGGGAATGCTGCTAGTGATTAGTCCTGTGGCTGATGTTTATATTCTTCTGCATGATCAAGTTCACATTTTCAGTATAAAGACCGAGAGAGCGAGAACCCTTAAATCTTCTGGGTATCTATGCCCTATTGGTAGATATTTGGATGTTTTTAAAGTGTACATCTACTCTCTTTAGTCTCGACTGTTGATTGCTTATGCTATTCTCTGCCTTTAAATTTTCTTTGAGTGAATACTTAGTACATTGCAGTGGTTCCTTTGTTGCAAATGCTTGAAAGTCATATGAATGTCTAGTCGTTCTATTACTGTTTAAGATCTTTTGAGGGAAAGCTTCTTGGAAGCTGATTAATTCTTCTGGTTTAATAGGATGTTGCCACTCTGACCACTTTCTTCCGAAGCAGCTTTGGAATAACCCCAGAAGAGAGACAAGTGTCAGTCAGTGGGCATAATTGGGGAGAAGTTGACTTCAATGGTAACATGCTTTCTTCTTTATCTTCTTATTTAATGTCCCCTTTCTGGCTCtgcattctttttttttatccaTTTCAGCCCAGGTGCTAATTACTGTTGACGCCAATagtctttctctctttttgggGTGCTGGTGGGTTAGGTGTTTTGTCTATTGGAGGAGCCTGCTATTTTAGTCAGCAGATAGACACTTTTCTGCCATCAAATATGATTTCCTGAAAGCTAGGTGAAACACCATTGAGAGGTCCAGCTTTGAGTACATCCAGATTCACAATTAATTTTTCTAGGTACATTGTACTTAGTAAAGTTGAGAGACAGGACTGCTTTGCACCTTGTAAACTTTAAGTACTGATTCAATTGTAGAGGAATGCATATATTGGCAAAATCTGAACACTACTAGGTGCTGCATTTTTAGTTTTTAAAGGGTTGGGATTTGGAGATGACTGGGTCAAACCTACTGGAATTGAAGGGGACAAACAGAAAAAGTTTGAGATTGAATCTTTTATGAGAATATCCGTTTGACAATTGGACAACACTAGTTAGCGGTCGTTTGGTTGTAAAAAGGTGGAAAATTGCAGACACGTTTATGGTTAACAACATACAGGGAGTTACACTCTTGACTCGGAATGGAGGAAGTTGCTAGCCTAAACTCcccaaaaattcagccactaGTATATAACTTCCCACAGGAAGTCCTACTTCCTACAGGCAATAGATTTTTTCAACTTCACAGGAACTGCAATTTCCAGTGAAGAACGACCCCTTATCCTCTAGAGCTTGGTGTTCAGACTTTGAAGCTCCGTGTAGATATGTTATTGAATAGCCATTTCTAAGTAGCTTCAAATCTTCGATAGATAATAGCAGACTGAGCAGCCATTCTTTCATCTTTTCATATTTAAAAGCCTTATCTTTGGAAATCTTGCCTGCCTGCTGATTAGCTGAGTTCATTTGAGGCACCCTAGATTGGATGTTAGCCTAAAACTGATAGGTATTAATTTTTAGCCTATAGATGACTTACATAAATACTGATAGAGTGTTGACCTTGATTTTGGTCAAGCACATATGTGTATTTCTTGTCTTTTTTAATGTTAGCCTAAAACTGATAGGTATTGATTTTTAGCCTATAGATGACTTACATAAATACTGATAGAGTGTTAACCTTGATTTTGGTCAAGCACATGTGTATTTCTTGTCTTTTTTAAGATTCTTTGTCAACAAAATTATGTTCCTTGATCTATCTGGACTGAGTTGTGTCTTGTGTTATGGTAAGCTTATTGATATCTTATGCTCTTCTCAGGGAATATGTTGACTTTTCTCGATGGCTCAAAACAAGCATTTGAGCTATCTTTAACTGATGTCTCACAAACACAGATGCAAGGAAAAACTGATGCTATATTGGAGTTCCATTTGGATGATGCAGCTGTTGCCAATGAGGTAGTTCTTTTACCATGCATTAGAGTGACTTCAATTTGTTAATTCTTTTATTCGTCCCTTTGGTAACGTTGGTTGAGGCAACATTGTTTAGTTTCCTTTTACTGTATCTTGCAGAAAGATACACTTATGGAGATAAGTTTCCACATACCGAATTCGAACACCCAGTTTGTTGGTGATGAAAATCGCCCTTCAGCACAAGTGAGTTCCTTTCTGACTCTCAGATTCTTTCTGACAGACGTGTCTGTAAGACATTTGAAGATAGAATCTTAACGTTTTCCCTGTTATCTTCTTAGGTGTTCCATGATAAGATCATGTCTATGGCTGATGTAGATGCAGAAGAAGCTGTTGTCACATTCGACGGTATTGCTATTCTTACTCCAAGGTGTGTGCAACCCAGTCTACCTTTTCTTTCATGAGGAAATGATATGAATTGTTGGTTTGTTTTTGTCTTTGCATACTTTTTTATTATGAAATGAACTGCTACTGACTCTCTCTTTATCCAGGGGTCGGTATAGCGTTGAACTGCATCTTTCATTCTTACGTCTCCAAGGACAAGCTAATGATTTTAAAATCCAGTATAGCAGCGTTGTTCGACTATTCTGTCTTCCCAAGGTTCCTTGCTTTTGAAACCTCCGTTGGCTTCTTTTGATTGGAATCTTATGCACTCATTGTgtaatgttttacttattggTAGTTTTTTTCTATTGCGATGGTTGTTTAACTTACGTTGTGTTCTTGCAGTCAAACCAACCACATACATTTGTTGTTATCACTCTTGATCCTCCAATTCGTAAAGGGCAAACGTTGTACCCTCATATCGTAATGCAGGTATTTGTAGTTCCATTCTCTGTACAATTTCATGCCTTCCCTTGATTGATATATGGTCTGTTTACTTTTAACTTTTTCCAGTTTGAGACCGACTATGTTGTTGAAAGCACTCTTTCCATGAATGAAGACCTCTTGAATACCAAGTACAAGGATAAGTTGGAATCTTCGTACAAGGTAATGCATTGTGAAATTAGTTTTTGAATCATCTTTGCCATTGTCATTTGCGTTTCGTTGGCTTTTCATTATGAGTAATATAGAATTTATTGTTGGTTTCGCCATGACTCAGGGTCTCATTCATGATGTGTTTACAAACATATTGCGTGCCTTATCTAGCGCCAAGGTCACCAGGCCTGGGAAATTCCGCAGCTGCCAAGATGGCTATGCTGTCAAGGCATCACTTAAAGCTGAAGACGGAATTCTATACCCACTTGAAAAGAGTTTCTTCTTCTTACCCAAACCTCCAACCCTTATTCTTCACGAGGAggttctcttcatttattttgTGAAATTGTTAATTGTCATCCTGCCATATTTATAAGATAAATATTAATATGGACTAGCTGTCTATCTTCTAACAACATTGACTTCCTCCTGTATATAGATTGATTTTATGGAGTTCCAAAGGCACGTTGTTGCGGGGTCCAATATGCATTACTTTGATCTTCTTGTAAAACTGAAGACAGATCAGGAACATCTCTTCCGAAATATCCAGAGGAGTGAATACCAGAACTTGTTTGATTTCATCAGGTTTTTAACAAACTTCCACATTTTGGCTTCAACTGAAAGTAACGCCCACCTGATTTTAATCTGACACTCTTAAATCTGGTTATTTGCAGTGCTAAGGGCTTGAAAATCGTGAATGTCGGAGAAGGTGCTAATCTACCTTCAATCTCCATTGCACCTCTAAGTAGTGATGATGAAGTTGTGGACCCACATTTGAGAAGAATCAGGGATGCACAAGATGAAAGTGATGAAGAGGTATTAAACCACTCCCGTCTCTTTAAATATTATGGAGTTTACGGTATGAAAGTTCAAATCAATATCTTGCTTTGAAAACCTTCTGTCTTTTCTTGTTTCcttcaatttatttttcttctcgTTGTACCTAAGCTTTGCCGGGAAAAGTTTGATCAAATAGCTGTGACTTTTTTTAACAGGATGAAGATTTTGTTATAGACAAGGACGATGGAGGGTCTCCTACTGATGACTCTGAAGAAGATCATTCAGATGGTAGTGTTAGTGGCGATGAGAAAGAGGTATGTAGCTGTTGACCAAAACATCCATTTTCATGAGAAATATATCTGTTTTTTCTGATTCAGTTTAATGTGGGTGGGTCGTTACAGAAGCCTgctaagaaagaaaagaaagactCGGCATCATTAAAACCTTCTTCAAGCAAGAAGAAATCTAGAGACGGGGATGAAGACGGATCGAAGAAGAGGAAAACGAAGAGGAAAAAGGATCCAAATGCTCCTAAAAAGGCAAAAACCGGTTTTATATTCTTCTCTCAAGCTGAGCGGGAGGTAAAGATGACAACAGATACAATTGTTTCATATTTATTGAAGTATATTCCATTGCCGAGTACTTGATTTTTAATATTTTGGGTGTATAATGCAGAACACAAAGAAAGAAAATCCAGGGATTGCATTCTTAGAAATGGGGAAGGCTCTTGGAGAGAAATGGAGGAAAATGTCAGGTATGAATCGTATGATGCTCTATAAATAGTAACAATGGCGGATCCAGGGGGGGGGGAGCTATCTATGCCAAGTCTTTACCCCATTGTTA contains:
- the LOC110783307 gene encoding FACT complex subunit SSRP1, producing the protein MADHLFNSISLGGRGGTKPGQMRINSGGILWKKQGGGKAVEVDKSNISVLFWMKVQRSTQLGVRSKDGLYYKFIGFRDTDVATLTTFFRSSFGITPEERQVSVSGHNWGEVDFNGNMLTFLDGSKQAFELSLTDVSQTQMQGKTDAILEFHLDDAAVANEKDTLMEISFHIPNSNTQFVGDENRPSAQVFHDKIMSMADVDAEEAVVTFDGIAILTPRGRYSVELHLSFLRLQGQANDFKIQYSSVVRLFCLPKSNQPHTFVVITLDPPIRKGQTLYPHIVMQFETDYVVESTLSMNEDLLNTKYKDKLESSYKGLIHDVFTNILRALSSAKVTRPGKFRSCQDGYAVKASLKAEDGILYPLEKSFFFLPKPPTLILHEEIDFMEFQRHVVAGSNMHYFDLLVKLKTDQEHLFRNIQRSEYQNLFDFISAKGLKIVNVGEGANLPSISIAPLSSDDEVVDPHLRRIRDAQDESDEEDEDFVIDKDDGGSPTDDSEEDHSDGSVSGDEKEKPAKKEKKDSASLKPSSSKKKSRDGDEDGSKKRKTKRKKDPNAPKKAKTGFIFFSQAERENTKKENPGIAFLEMGKALGEKWRKMSAEEKEPFEAQARADKKRYSEEIGDYKNPQSVNVDSGNDSESE